A genomic region of Polyangia bacterium contains the following coding sequences:
- the flgK gene encoding flagellar hook-associated protein FlgK codes for MAADLLSILSQASTSLDAHRTAAATASQNIANVNTPGYSRQTANLEALTPTDLDGTSFIGRGVGVQSVTQARDQFLERQMPAAISAQGFSSSQSDALNAVTALDPDGGTGLTAALSGFYSALRDVAQNPNDSGLRQAAVASAQALARTFNRTSASLEDVRNGVDAKLAGTVTQVNQDAANMAALNTQIRMARSTGAQPNDLLDQRQQLQDELSQLTGAVPVTNDQGDVSMALPGGAALVSEQKAGKLSVIADPTNGGHLAVQLTRADGTGPVTLAGNAIGGQLGGGIGARDGAILSAENGIDTLAFDFGNAINAVHSAGFAADGTTGHQMFTVGATSAGAASSISVDAGLLANPSLLAAASAPGATGDSSNMQALINTENTALSTGTNATTAFQNIVTGFGAQAQLSQAISDQDKSIADNLSQMRESVSGVNLDEEMVNMTKAQRAFEAVSKVITTTNGMLDTLLAIQ; via the coding sequence GTGGCCGCCGATCTGCTTTCGATCCTCTCGCAGGCCAGCACCAGCCTGGACGCGCACCGCACGGCCGCGGCCACCGCCAGCCAGAACATCGCCAACGTCAACACGCCCGGTTACAGCCGACAGACCGCCAACCTGGAAGCGCTGACGCCCACCGATCTCGACGGCACTTCGTTCATCGGCCGCGGCGTCGGCGTGCAGTCGGTCACCCAGGCGCGCGATCAATTTCTCGAGCGCCAGATGCCGGCGGCGATCTCCGCCCAAGGTTTCTCGTCGTCGCAAAGCGACGCCCTGAACGCCGTGACCGCGTTGGATCCCGACGGCGGCACCGGCCTGACAGCAGCGCTCAGCGGGTTTTATTCCGCCCTTCGTGATGTCGCTCAGAATCCGAACGATTCGGGTCTGCGACAGGCGGCCGTCGCTTCGGCGCAGGCCCTGGCCCGCACCTTCAACCGCACGTCAGCCTCGCTGGAGGACGTGCGCAACGGCGTGGACGCCAAGCTGGCCGGCACGGTCACGCAGGTGAATCAGGACGCGGCGAACATGGCCGCCCTGAACACCCAGATCCGCATGGCCCGCAGCACCGGCGCCCAGCCCAACGATCTGCTGGATCAGCGGCAGCAGCTGCAAGACGAGCTGAGCCAGTTGACCGGCGCCGTGCCGGTGACCAACGATCAGGGCGACGTCTCGATGGCGCTGCCCGGCGGCGCCGCCCTGGTCAGCGAGCAGAAAGCCGGCAAGCTGTCGGTCATCGCCGATCCGACGAACGGCGGCCACCTGGCTGTTCAATTGACCCGCGCCGACGGCACCGGTCCGGTGACCCTGGCTGGCAACGCCATCGGCGGTCAACTGGGCGGCGGCATCGGCGCGCGCGACGGCGCCATCCTCAGCGCGGAGAACGGCATCGACACGCTGGCCTTTGATTTCGGGAACGCGATCAATGCCGTGCACAGCGCGGGTTTCGCCGCCGACGGCACCACCGGTCATCAGATGTTCACCGTCGGCGCCACGTCGGCCGGCGCGGCCAGCTCCATCTCCGTCGACGCCGGTCTGCTGGCCAACCCGTCGCTGCTGGCAGCCGCGTCGGCGCCCGGCGCCACCGGCGACAGCAGCAACATGCAGGCCTTGATCAACACCGAGAACACGGCGCTGTCCACCGGCACCAACGCCACGACGGCGTTCCAGAACATCGTTACTGGCTTTGGTGCGCAGGCGCAGCTTTCGCAGGCAATCTCGGATCAGGACAAGAGCATCGCCGACAATCTCAGTCAGATGCGCGAATCGGTGTCCGGCGTGAACCTGGACGAAGAGATGGTGAACATGACCAAGGCCCAGCGAGCTTTCGAAGCGGTCAGCAAGGTCATCACCACCACCAACGGCATGCTCGACACCTTGTTGGCCATTCAGTAA
- the flgN gene encoding flagellar export chaperone FlgN: MNQLELALTVVDSIRKALEAEVERARQERALIRTMDVDGLVHRAALRATFNDQVRRLQNDLAAALGAAAAALGLKEVTVAGLRARQPAEAARLEDGLGAIRALAAALAELDDLNRILGQRALSYVRAYLGAMNPTPTAYTRRGSSTGIWQSRTVSRVA; encoded by the coding sequence ATGAATCAGCTCGAACTGGCACTCACGGTCGTAGACAGCATTCGCAAGGCACTGGAGGCCGAGGTCGAGCGGGCGAGGCAAGAGCGCGCCCTGATTCGCACCATGGACGTCGACGGTCTGGTGCATCGGGCTGCCCTCCGCGCCACTTTCAACGATCAGGTTCGCCGCCTGCAGAACGATCTCGCCGCCGCGCTGGGAGCCGCCGCCGCCGCGCTGGGGTTGAAAGAGGTCACCGTCGCTGGGTTACGCGCCCGGCAACCCGCGGAGGCCGCGCGGTTGGAAGACGGCCTGGGCGCCATTCGCGCGCTGGCCGCCGCGCTGGCCGAGCTGGACGATCTGAATCGCATCCTGGGCCAGCGCGCGCTGTCATACGTGCGCGCGTACCTGGGCGCGATGAACCCGACCCCGACGGCGTACACCCGCCGCGGATCGTCGACCGGGATCTGGCAATCACGCACCGTCAGCCGGGTGGCTTGA
- a CDS encoding peptidoglycan DD-metalloendopeptidase family protein has translation MAAAPVRDASQAYQQMEAMLLRQMLQSSGAFKPSDVAGGQVRADLFVETLAEAVSKGGGIGIARMLEDSLGQIDNGEGPPPKASPAPAQSRTTAGPLSPPDLTGSSSGALPVVLTGAEQITSPFGRRSDPIDGERKYHTGVDLRAAAGSPILAATGGVVKSAGQRGGYGNAVEIDHGNGMTTLYAHASELLVTPGETVKEGQPIARAGMSGRATGPHLHFEVRVNERPVDPARALNRYRDRVDDSIAGKPRRRGAP, from the coding sequence ATGGCCGCCGCTCCCGTGCGGGACGCCAGCCAAGCCTACCAGCAGATGGAGGCCATGCTGCTGCGGCAGATGCTGCAGTCGAGCGGCGCTTTCAAGCCGAGCGATGTGGCCGGCGGGCAAGTCCGCGCCGACCTGTTCGTCGAGACGCTGGCCGAGGCGGTGTCGAAGGGGGGCGGGATCGGAATTGCCCGCATGCTGGAAGATTCGCTTGGCCAGATTGATAACGGCGAAGGGCCACCGCCGAAAGCGTCGCCGGCGCCGGCGCAGTCAAGGACGACCGCCGGGCCGTTGTCGCCGCCCGATCTGACGGGCAGTTCGTCGGGCGCGCTGCCCGTGGTGCTGACCGGGGCTGAACAGATCACCAGCCCCTTCGGCCGCCGCTCGGATCCCATCGACGGTGAGAGAAAGTACCACACGGGCGTCGACCTGCGCGCCGCCGCCGGCAGCCCGATCTTGGCGGCCACCGGCGGCGTGGTGAAAAGCGCAGGACAGCGCGGCGGATACGGCAACGCGGTCGAGATCGACCACGGCAACGGCATGACCACGCTTTACGCCCATGCTTCGGAACTGCTGGTTACCCCGGGAGAAACCGTCAAGGAAGGGCAGCCCATCGCCCGCGCCGGGATGAGTGGACGTGCCACCGGCCCGCACCTGCACTTCGAAGTAAGAGTGAACGAAAGGCCCGTCGATCCGGCGCGTGCTCTTAATAGATACAGAGATCGTGTCGATGACTCCATTGCGGGTAAACCGCGTCGTCGAGGGGCACCATGA
- a CDS encoding flagellar basal body P-ring protein FlgI codes for MKRLGFCLLVLGLALYAARALAAPTRLKELVDVGGARDNPLYGYGLVVGLAGTGDTEAVFFTSQSISGMLGRLGIRIDPKLVRVRNVAAVMVTAKLSSFTRPGVRLDVNVSSMGNARSLSGGVLLVTPLTGPDGQVYVLAQGSVQAGGFDVGALGTSVQKNQPTSGSVPAGGIVEREVASSLEKGPLVLGLKRPDFTTASRIAEAINKEMKGEIASAVDPAAVEIKVPAEYKGKTVGLVTKLEALEVEADQKARIVVSERTGTVVAGERVRIHAVAVAHGGLSISVTTAVNVSQPNAFGRGNTAQTKQAAVDAKEKDKPVIGLPATTTVEDLVKALNLLGANPRDLIAILQAMKAAGAIDADVEVI; via the coding sequence ATGAAACGCCTCGGTTTTTGCCTGCTGGTTCTTGGCCTGGCGCTTTACGCCGCGCGGGCCCTGGCTGCGCCGACGCGACTCAAGGAGCTGGTCGACGTGGGCGGCGCGCGCGACAACCCGCTTTACGGTTACGGTCTGGTGGTGGGGCTGGCCGGCACGGGCGACACCGAAGCGGTGTTCTTCACCTCGCAGTCGATCAGCGGCATGCTGGGCCGCCTGGGCATCCGCATCGATCCGAAGCTGGTGCGCGTGCGCAACGTGGCGGCGGTGATGGTGACGGCCAAGCTGTCGTCGTTCACCCGTCCCGGCGTGCGCCTGGACGTGAACGTCAGCTCGATGGGCAACGCGCGCTCACTGTCGGGCGGCGTGTTGCTGGTGACGCCACTGACTGGCCCCGACGGCCAGGTCTACGTGCTGGCCCAGGGATCAGTGCAGGCGGGCGGTTTCGACGTCGGCGCCCTGGGGACGTCGGTGCAAAAGAACCAGCCCACCTCGGGCAGCGTCCCCGCCGGCGGCATCGTCGAGCGCGAGGTGGCCAGCAGCCTGGAAAAGGGCCCATTGGTCCTGGGACTCAAGCGCCCGGACTTCACCACCGCCTCTCGCATCGCCGAGGCCATCAACAAAGAGATGAAAGGCGAGATCGCCTCCGCTGTTGATCCGGCCGCCGTCGAGATCAAAGTTCCCGCCGAATACAAGGGCAAGACCGTCGGTCTCGTAACCAAGCTGGAAGCGCTGGAGGTCGAGGCCGACCAGAAAGCGCGCATCGTGGTCAGCGAGCGCACCGGCACCGTGGTCGCCGGTGAGCGCGTGCGTATCCATGCGGTGGCGGTGGCGCACGGCGGACTGTCCATCTCGGTGACCACCGCCGTCAATGTCTCCCAGCCGAATGCCTTCGGTCGCGGCAATACGGCGCAGACCAAGCAGGCCGCCGTCGACGCCAAGGAAAAAGACAAGCCCGTCATCGGGCTGCCCGCCACCACCACCGTCGAGGATCTGGTGAAGGCGCTCAACCTGCTGGGCGCGAACCCGCGCGATCTGATCGCCATCTTGCAGGCGATGAAAGCGGCCGGCGCCATCGACGCCGACGTGGAGGTCATCTGA
- a CDS encoding flagellar basal body L-ring protein FlgH, translating into MKCQRTTIGFLLAALAVVGAGCGVTHIGQYKPKRREYTLEGQAGKEDEPQSAGSLWHPGRPASMLFTDARALRVNDLVVVKIEEVADAKRSANTDLTRESDSSAQITAFLGLLSKLKGIDPSIGGASTGHLKADGQSGRSEYLTATVPAVVRKVLSNGNLFVEGHRVVLVNAEEQHFYISGVVRPIDIDQENSVKSSMVADAEIEFVGSGVLTDNQHQGWFQRYFGWLWPF; encoded by the coding sequence ATGAAGTGCCAGCGCACGACGATCGGATTTCTGTTGGCCGCGCTGGCGGTGGTGGGCGCCGGCTGCGGCGTCACGCACATCGGCCAGTACAAGCCCAAACGCCGCGAGTACACGCTGGAGGGCCAGGCCGGCAAGGAAGACGAACCGCAGTCGGCCGGCAGCCTGTGGCACCCGGGCCGCCCGGCGTCGATGCTGTTCACCGACGCGCGCGCCTTGCGGGTCAACGATCTGGTGGTGGTGAAGATCGAAGAGGTCGCCGACGCCAAGCGCTCGGCCAACACGGACCTCACGCGCGAGTCCGACTCGTCGGCGCAGATCACCGCGTTTCTCGGCTTGCTCAGCAAATTGAAGGGCATCGATCCTTCCATCGGTGGCGCGTCGACCGGCCACCTGAAGGCTGACGGGCAATCGGGCCGCAGCGAGTACCTGACCGCCACCGTGCCGGCGGTGGTGCGCAAGGTGCTGTCGAACGGCAACCTGTTCGTCGAAGGTCACCGCGTCGTGCTGGTGAACGCCGAGGAACAACACTTCTACATCTCGGGCGTGGTCCGCCCCATCGACATCGACCAGGAAAACAGCGTGAAAAGCTCGATGGTGGCTGATGCGGAGATCGAGTTCGTCGGCAGCGGCGTTCTCACCGACAACCAGCACCAGGGTTGGTTCCAACGCTACTTTGGCTGGCTGTGGCCGTTCTAG
- the flgG gene encoding flagellar basal-body rod protein FlgG, with the protein MLRSLYTAATGMEAEQLKMDTIANNLANVNTTGFKRTRAEFQDLLSETIVQATPAGPNGGGQPAPLQVGLGVRTGTTTRSNAQGDMLTTQNPYDVAIGGVGFFRIQRANGDIAFTRAGNFRVDDTGRLVTQNGEVLDPGITIPTGTAGDPVIKPDGTVSVTLAGQTNPQELGQIELTTFTNPGALQAIGNNLFQPSAASGQEVRQKPGEQGMGSLQQGALESGNVKAVEEMIDMITTQRSYEMNSKVITTADQMLQKLTSLR; encoded by the coding sequence ATGCTGCGATCGCTTTACACCGCCGCCACCGGAATGGAGGCGGAGCAATTGAAGATGGACACCATCGCCAACAACCTCGCGAACGTGAACACCACTGGCTTCAAGCGAACGCGCGCCGAGTTTCAGGACCTGCTGTCGGAGACCATCGTGCAGGCCACGCCGGCGGGACCGAACGGCGGTGGCCAACCGGCGCCGCTGCAGGTGGGTCTCGGCGTGCGCACCGGAACCACCACGCGCTCGAACGCGCAGGGCGACATGCTCACCACCCAGAACCCATACGACGTCGCCATCGGCGGGGTCGGGTTCTTCCGCATCCAGCGCGCCAACGGCGACATCGCCTTCACCCGCGCCGGCAACTTTCGCGTCGACGACACCGGCCGCCTGGTCACCCAGAATGGCGAGGTGCTCGATCCGGGCATCACCATCCCCACCGGCACCGCCGGCGATCCGGTGATCAAACCCGACGGCACCGTCTCGGTGACGCTGGCGGGTCAGACCAACCCGCAGGAACTGGGGCAGATCGAGCTGACCACGTTCACCAACCCGGGCGCGCTGCAGGCCATCGGCAACAACTTGTTTCAGCCGAGCGCGGCCAGCGGCCAGGAGGTTCGCCAGAAACCGGGCGAGCAGGGCATGGGCTCGCTGCAACAAGGCGCCCTGGAAAGCGGCAACGTCAAAGCGGTGGAAGAGATGATCGACATGATCACGACGCAGCGGTCGTACGAGATGAACTCGAAGGTGATCACCACCGCCGACCAGATGCTGCAAAAGCTGACCAGCCTGCGTTGA
- a CDS encoding flagellar hook basal-body protein, producing MADGIYVGMAAAAARADQLDSIADNLANAETPGFKATRPAFQAFLPAYTGPGLVDKVFSTVVGAGTDMSPGAVVTTDNPLDIVPADQSFLQVASLSGKPAYTRNGRLQLDPNGTLVSDGRAVLGMSGNAISVAPGTNLTINEAGEIRADGSVIDRLATFQLQGNIARIGPQLYGPGPGGTVGQVDTRVTTGQLEMGNVSPLDSTVALINAQRQFETAMTAIQTYRRLDDQANAVGKSR from the coding sequence GTGGCTGACGGGATCTATGTCGGAATGGCCGCCGCAGCGGCACGAGCGGACCAGCTCGATTCCATCGCCGACAATCTGGCCAACGCAGAGACCCCTGGGTTCAAGGCGACGCGGCCGGCTTTTCAGGCGTTCTTGCCGGCCTACACCGGGCCCGGTCTGGTGGACAAGGTCTTCTCGACCGTGGTCGGCGCTGGCACCGACATGTCGCCCGGGGCGGTGGTCACCACCGACAACCCGCTGGACATCGTCCCCGCTGATCAATCGTTCTTGCAGGTGGCGTCACTTTCCGGGAAGCCGGCGTACACGCGCAACGGTCGTCTGCAGCTGGATCCGAACGGCACGCTGGTCAGCGACGGCCGCGCGGTTCTGGGGATGTCGGGCAACGCCATTTCCGTCGCGCCCGGCACGAACTTGACCATCAACGAAGCGGGAGAGATTCGCGCTGACGGTTCGGTGATCGATCGCCTGGCCACGTTCCAGCTGCAAGGGAACATCGCCCGCATTGGGCCGCAGCTTTACGGTCCCGGTCCGGGTGGCACCGTCGGGCAGGTGGACACGCGGGTCACCACCGGGCAGCTGGAGATGGGCAACGTCTCGCCGCTGGATTCCACCGTCGCGCTGATCAACGCGCAAAGGCAGTTCGAAACCGCCATGACCGCCATTCAAACCTACCGTCGCCTGGATGATCAGGCGAACGCCGTGGGGAAATCTCGCTAG